Below is a window of Tachysurus fulvidraco isolate hzauxx_2018 chromosome 11, HZAU_PFXX_2.0, whole genome shotgun sequence DNA.
GTTGTTACTGTGTGGGTGATGTGTTTACCAAAAGCAGAGCAAAATAGGTTAGTGACCGTATGTTTACTGTAAGTAAACACTGTGAGACTAAGAGCAAATTCGGAACACCATTGAATCAAAAAGTTCAATATCAGACCAATGAATTTTTATGTTAACTGTGTGCCAGATTGTACAGTTTGCAATTGTGCAAGCAAATTGTGCATATTTTCTTACAGTAACTTTCTCATAGAAGGGCAAAAACACACCAGTCATGTTAcatgtattttaatgtttattaaatatatattgaatCTATAGAATTAAACAGTCTTTCAATTATAGACACTTATTTACATGCCTACggtgattatttttattctatatattttatattgctaCCCTGTTGCTTTGCTGTCTTATTGACTCAATTGATTGTCAGTACTGAATCAACATACAAAAGTTGTTATATTGTTTATgcaattaaaaacattattgtGTGATTTATCGTCACCAGCGATGTAATTATTGTTGAAAAAGTAATAGgatttatttgatttacatTTGCCTATCTGCCTATTGTATCTCACATATCACATACTATTGTGAAACCTACATGTTAATACATTTTTGCTTATGGCAGATGTTTTCAATGCAGTCAGATTGCTCAAAGTGGATAATCATTAACGAGAGGATGAGCGCAGTTGGGTTTAAAAAGGCATTTCTGCTTTATATCTTAGCAGTGGTGATAGACTTCATCATGGTGGTCAGTCAGGTCCACATAAGGAGAAGGCTGCTGTTAGCCagtttcctgtttctctctgtctatggaCAAACTTCAGGACCGTAAGTACAACTTTACATTGTTGTAATGAACTCTGACAGATTGCAGCGGCACTGTGTAAATTATACTCCTATTTTATAAAGTtgtataaagtttttaaaaataattcctttttttattgtatttgcattttggattcgaaaatgtataataaaaagtAACTAAGATTGATCTAGTGAGCAGAACAGCTGAAAAGAACCAACAACAGGTAACAAGCTACAGGGCTCCAGCAATCAGTGAGAACAGGGAGTGtgtagcaacacacacacaaacatctataATGAAACACGTGtaaatgaatataatttaacattttttaaaaaacatttttagaacaGATTCTCTAAACATTCCAGGTAGCAAAGAAATACatactttaaataaatgctttattcaAATTGATGACTGTCTTCCACCACCAACACTGCTGGAGCATTAACAATAGAAGATCAATGAGACTAATCAACTTTTAACTCCAAGGCATTTGACTCAGCACCCACAATTATGCCCCTAGGGTCTTACACAACAACACCATTGTAAATTGGTACTCATGtcagtatatattattatataaaatggcAAAATGGTTAATGCTTTTCAGATGTTTTAGACAGTCATGCTGTGTGATATCATTTTCTCTCATAAATTGAAGTTAGTTTGGATGCATGATATTATATAATGGTGAATGTTTAAACATCTTACCCAGATCTTACACAGCAATAACAATGATTGCAAACTGCAGATAGGTACTTAGGTCAGTGTACCTTAAGGCACTTTGTGTATACTTTTGCAACAGTATTGATTGTTGAACTGAGTTTGGATAGGTTAGAGTTTGCTCAAACTGTTGATGTAATATTTGGCTCCAATCGTTTAGTTAAACTGCCTCCATTTTTCGCAGATTACATTTTAACATACTGAAAGTTATCATAAACCCTCTCTTTTGTCTTTAGATATTTTATGGTCACGTTTCCTGCAGTAATCGAGTCTGGCTCTCAAGTAATATTCTGTGCGAGTCTTCTGAAGCCTAATGAGACTCTGCAAATGGACGTATATCTGGTTCATGACAACCAGAGCAGAACTCTTTTACACGAGACAGTGGAAAAGGACTTTCACTTCTGCTCTCATTTTGAGGTCAGCAATTGcatctttacattttcttaactGAAGAATGTAGAAAACTGACCATCACAACCAAGTGTTTTTTGAACATTTGAAGGGCTTCCTTCAGTTCAATGAGGCTGTTGGAATTTGGCCATTTAGTCACATGCGCATTTGTGAGCTTGGGCTCTGAACCAATTTTTCTTGGCAACACTTTGGGTTGTGATGGGcaggtaaatacacacacacacacacacacacacacacacacacacacacacacacacacacagagagagacagagacacacacaaatgatatTGGTCATGATTGAGGTGATGGTTTAACATGGAACACATCTTCACAGGCTCCACAGGTTGAAGGTGAATCAGTGCAAGACATCAAAGTAGAAGTCAAAGGGGAAAGTTTTAAGATGACAGATAAAAGGAAAGTGATGTTTAAATCCTACGGCACATTGACTTTTATCCAGACTGATAAACCCATCTACAATCCAGGACAAACAGGTGATTCATATGTGCAATATGgctaaaaatgctaaaatattaACTGTAAAAAGGTTATTTATCATACAGCTCAGAACATCACTCTTCTCTTGTTTGACTTAACAGTGAATTTCAGAGTTGTCTCTATGGATTCTCATTTAATCCCACTTAAACTAAAGGTAAGAGGAGTGTTTCATAGTCAGTTTACAAAACAACAGACCAGTGTTCTGTTGCTAAAAGATTAAACCGTAGATTTCTTGCGTGTAACGTTTTGGATCGCATTGTCGTAATGTGTTGAATTTAACATGGTTTGATAGTTTTATCATTgaaattacaaaatattaaGCGCTGTCTTTTACTCCACAGTACAGCACGGTGTATCTTCAGGTAATGTGGAATCCTACTCAAcattacatatttaatgacaccTTTGTTCATTAATATGGTTTTATCTCTAAGCGTTTCTTATAAGTATATCTTTTGTGGAAACAAACAGGATAATAATGGTAACAGGATTGGCCAGTGGACAAATGTGTCTTCGTCAGGTCTGATACTGCAGCTTTCTCATGAGCTAAATGCTGAAGCTCCAGAGGGACATTATCTGTTAATTGCTGACATTGGAGACAGGTCGATCAGACACCAGTTTAAAGTGGAAAAGTATGGTAAGAGACATTAACTAGTAACAGtggatggttttattttttgcttataGAAATGTAAGCATACTTAAAAATCACTATAATAACAAACTGGATCTGATTTTTAGTTTTACCCAAGTTTGAGGTTACATTAAAAGCACCAGAAGAACACAGCATTGGTGACGAGGAAGTGAAGCTAGAGGTTTGTGGAAAgtaagtttaattttttttctcaaaaactAGGGAAAAACTGGCTTgaaattttagatttattaaaaGTGTTCACATATTATCTAACACATGAGTATCTAGCACATGTGTATATGATATTTATCCTTCATGCTGTATGTCATACATCAgatttatgtgtattgtattaAAACCTTATGAAATAAAGGTACACTTATGGACAGCCAGTGCCTGGTGAAGCAGTGGTGCAGGTGTGCCGGCGATTTAGGCAGCATTATTATGTGCCATTGATGATTTCACCCTGTCTGAGTGAAACAGTGAAGGTATATGTGTTACACTCTATTAAGAATCATTTCTCTCAATCTTTATTGATAATAATTCACACCATTTGTTATTGGGTTTTTTTATAGATAGGTCAGACTGGCTGTGCATTTTCCCTCATCAATGTGACCACTTTCTTGAATACTGAATTTGAAAATAGACTTGAGGATCAACTTCAATTTACTGTTACATTTAAAGAGGAAGGAACGGGTGAGTCAGTAACAGAGCTCTAAAAACAAAGATAAGCATGAAGCCAGATCTATTAACAGACTGATTCCTTAAGTTATACTTTATGCCCATTAATAAACTTAAACAAAActtttgtttgtatttcatTATAACATactgcattttgtttctttttgcttAGATACTTCCATTGTGAAATCTGAAAAAATAAGACTCTCTTTCCAAATTGGTAAAGTGGAAATCCTTGATTCACCAAAAAactttgagagagaaaaagctatAGAAGGAAAAGTATGTCTgttatgaatttttatttatttattttactggttTTATGTTTGACACTATCTTGACAGTTCTATTCTCTGATCAACAGATTAAAGTTACTACCTTCAGTGGAACACCAATTCCTAACAAGAGGGTGTATCTTTCAGAAGGTCAACAATGGGCTCCAACATTACTACTCAATCTTACTACAGATAGTAATGGCTTGGCAGACTTCTCAGTCCCTTCACCTGAACATCCTAAAACAGAGATATTATTGAGGGTATGTTATGACAAAATAccgcaaaaaaaaaggaaataaaagaacaagaaaCCAATTTTTAGTAGACCATCATGTGGTAAAGCAAACATTTGTGGTTATTATTGTTCTTGTGTTATTGTTATCTAGGCAAGTGTCTATCCAGAGGAAAAATACCACCAATACAAAACACCATTCTTTTCAACTGCGGACACACGTATACATCTGCTCCAACCTGCTACACCTTACAGTCCAGTGTTCAGTGAACTGTCAATAGAGAGCTCAGAAGAACCATTTAAATGTGGTGCTGAAATTCCCATAACAATTAACTACTATATTATTGGGGAAACTTCTGAAAGTTACAATATTGATCTTATATACATGGTAAGTTCCTTGTATACTTTGCATACACAAATTGTATGATGCACTACTTTCTGCCACCTGCATTAGTGCATCTAACTTGCAGTAACTCCATATATAATGCACtggaaaattattatatttttttctctctctggtcAGGTCTTGTCTAAAGGACTCATAGTCCATCATGGGCATGAGACAGTTGAAGTGGAAGCATCTACAGATAccagaaaaggaaaaatctcatttaaatTATCTGTTCTTGCTGAGCTGGCTCCTGTAGTGCAGGTTGTGGCGTACTCTGTCCTGCCCAGTGAGAACGTCATTGCAGCTAGTAAGAACTTTGATGTTGAAAAGTGTTTCGGAAATAAGGTAATGCTAGCACCTTCATTGTGAACATTTTATGTTCATTCAACAAGTCTGTTTTCCCTAATATGAGCAATGAAATTGCTAAAACTGTATGAACTTTCTTTCATCATGACCTGCAGGTTTCGCTACAGTTCTCTCCCTCTAAAGCAGTTCCAGGTGAGAAGAACACTCTTGGGGTCTCAGCTCATCCGGGTTCACTTTGTGGCCTCAGTGCTGTAGATCAGAGTGTGTTCATCTTGGAATCTGGAAACCGCCTAAACGCTGACAAGGTGAAATTAGGATGTACTTGTGCTGTCTAATTTGTAATGTGTAATTTTAACATAACCTTCAGGAACTATTTGTCTAGGCTAAAAAATCCTGAAAGTCTCAGCAGTTGttatgcacatactgtacttaaTTTCAATGATGAGAAATAAGTCTGGACTGACATGTCCAGTGTTTTATCTGGTATTCAATGTGTGAATAAAATGGCCCTCAAGTCTTGTCcttcatgttaataaaatcttcTATGTATTAAGCTTACATATACAGTTCACAAAATGAACTGTCCGTGTGTATTTTATGAGATATACATGAAAATATATGAAATCTTTTAATCAAAATATATatgtcaaaatattttattaaaagttatttttgATTATATGTTCTGTAGATATTTAACTTGTTGCCAGTGACCTTGGTATCGGATTATTCATATACAGTTGAAGATGAGCTGGAGTGCTTGCACGTTCGACCCCAGCGAGATGTGCGGGTTGATCATGTTTACAATACATTAAAGGTAACTGAATGGACGGTTGTAAAACGTTGAATGCTTGAATaatattaaattgaaattaaatcgatttgttaaaaacaaatctaGAATAAAAATGCCATGTGTATTTTGTTTAACATTGTTTGAAGTGCTTTTGGTTATGCTATATGCTATTAAGCTATAATGTATTGTCACCTGACAGGGAGTGGGGCTGAAGATGGCAACAAATTTGGCTGTTAGACAACCTCGTTGTTTGGTGTACAAAGGCGTGCAGTTTCATCGTGAACATGTATATGGTACATCCAGGACTTTTCATATATTATTGTTCGATAAATTTCTCATTCCTGTAATTAGGTTATAACTTCCAAAAAATAGAATGTTTCTTATGGATAAACTGTTATCCATAATATTGATATGCACATAAAAGcttcatatatacagtgttcTCATAGATATACCAGctgttgtatgtgttttgttAATTGTTCATATTTTTGCTGATTTGTAGTTGCATACAGGACAAATGTTCATGCTTTTGGTCAACCAATGGCATTAGCAGATTATCATCAAGGCTTTGAACCCATCGAGACAGTTCGTAAATTCTTTCCAGAAACTTGGATATGGCAACTTCTTGAAGTTGGGTTAGtgaattaaaatatttcaattttgttttactttttgtatgtttgtgtactATACTGCTTTGAAATCAAATTAACTATAATACAggatatatttctatatatgtaACTTTTTCTCCACAGAGACTCTGGATCAGCACAGCTTCCGCTCACTGTTCCTGACACCATCACCACCTGGGAGACTGAGGCTTTCTGCTTGTCCTCTATAGGTCTGGGTCTCGCTCCTCCTGTTCAGCTCACTGTGTTTCAGCCCTTCTTCCTGGAGCTCTCTTTGCCTTACTCCATTATCCGGGGAGAGGTTTTTGAGTTGAAGGCCACTGTCTTCAATTATCTTTCCAAATGCATTatggtattttatttcttattttatttctgagatTAGGTCTTTACAAGTATTGTGACGTTTGAGATGCACAGTAAAGTAATCACCTGTGTCTCATTGACAGGTTAAAGTGACTCCAGCCCCTTCCTCAGACTACACTCTGGAAAAATCTTCTGATGGTGAATATTCATCCTGTCTGTGTGCAAATGGAAGAAAGACCCTCAAATGGACTCTGATTCCCTCTGTGCTTGGTGAGACTTCAAACATCTTCAGCTTGTGACATGTATGTCTCATATTATTGCATTATATTGTGGAGAACTGATGAGCTACTTGTTACTCTTCAGGAGTCTTGAACGTGACAGTGAGTGCAGAGGCAGAACAATCCCAGACTGTGTGTGATAATGAGATCGTGAGTGTTCCAGAGAGAGGCCGTATTGACACAGTTACACGAAGCCTCATTGTAAAGGTCGGTGACTTAAAAATGATCTAATCGGGAAATATATGCTTAATGTAATTGTTTCTAAGATTTTTGTAACACTTTATACTCATATAGGCTGAAGGAACTGAAAAGACAAAGAGCCAAAGCTGGTTATTATGTCCACAAGGTTAGACTTAGACATGTAAACTTCTGATTTATTTCTAATTGTTCACACTCGTGTAAAACCAGTGCCACCAGTATCACTAGGTCAATATAGAAATCTGTTTCCTTTTGTATATAGGTAACAGTGTTTCAGAGGAATTGGAGCTGACTCTTCCTGAGGATGTAATAAAGGGATCAGCACGAGCTTCTGTTTCAGTGCTTGGTAAGAAAGGAAACATTAAAAATTCATTATTGTCAGTAGtggaaaaaacaagaaagaaaaatgacaagATAAAACAAATAGTAGAAAGGTATATACAATAATAGACATCCTCCTGAATCTCACTCATTACAGTTGGATTGGTTATCTTTATACATTTCAAAAAGCTTAAACAATTAGcaaatcatcatttatttagGGAATGCAGCTATGCACACCTTTTGATTTGCAACTGGCAACcattttgattaaaatatttctcCATGAGTGTCTTGCAGTAATATCTTCGTAAAAAAATATTGCATTGGCTATATTAGATTGTCTACCACTCTGAAAACACTCTAATCGAATTAAAGGAATCTATATTAAAGGGATGACATTCCATAAAGCCAGCAAGCCTTTAATAGTGCAGACTTGCACAATGCAGTTCACTATAGAATTTACTTAATCAGGTCTGATATATTATGATGGCTAAATTTATAAACATCTCTGAGGGTTTCATAGATAGGAATGACTTGGTATTTGTTAATGACATCCACTGATTTTAGGGAATCCCAATTGACCCATTTGGTTCAAGCTACAGATTTCCAGTTTTTCACTGTTTGCCGTGTGCTCGACCGCATGATCGATTTACATATTTGAGAAAACCATGCAAATGAATTCACCATATAACTGAAACAAAAATCTCCAGTTCATGTTGTGGATTGAATGAGGTTGAAGGAGAGGTGTCTCTTCTCCTAATGCCTCTTGCATCTGCATATTTGGGCATCATCTTATTAAAGCGCAGGAGAAAATGTACACCCTGTTTTGGATAAAGCTAACATGACATCATACATTTTGCAACCTATAATGTGTTTGCTTTAATATTCGTCTGTATGATGCATGCATTATGGCCATAAAGCTCGTTGTCTCAGATGTGTATAATCAGCTTCTGTTTCAGTAAGGTAGCCTGAATACCATCCTGTACTTGCCACTGCTGAGCTTCATTACTGCATTGCTCTCAGATCTTCAGGAAGCTCAGTTGGCAAGCTAAAGTGATCTCATTAATGTTCTGAAGACAATAAGAAGCCGCCACAGACAGAACAGGGTCTATCTCTTTAAGCAAGACAGCTGAACTATCTTTATTGTCCCAAAAGTAACTGCTCTGGTAGTACAGAACATAAGACAGCAAAACATTAGTGATATCTTGTAGTGTCTTAaagaatttttgattttcatttcTCTGGTATacgtgtttgttttaaattgtttatttattttttttgtcaggcAAAGCAATGTATTTTTTCTGAATAAAGGAAAgaatggttttatatatatatgtctagcagtacacagtgtgtactgactatgtatgaacaCATCGCaccctttccacattttccacatttgcacatttcaatgatgctgagcattttgcacattttttctaacctgtctgtaaactgttctatttatgtttatgttatgttactactgtatgtaaatggttctgcaatgtctggagctcactcccaagaatttcactcaccaaggcacatgtgccgtggtgatgtgacaataaaggtgacttgacttgacttgacttgacttgacttgaatattaaaaaaagttctttTGTAGGAGACATACTTGGCCGTGCATTAAAAAATCTCAATGGACTACTAAAGATGCCATATGGCTGTGGAGAACAAAACATGGCCCTTCTCGCCCCAAATATCTACATTCTTCAGTATCTAGAGAACACTGAGCAGCTCACCACAGATATCCGTGAGAAGGCTACCGGTTTCCTTAAGAGTGGTCAGTGAAgttatattttatctttataatCTTACAGGTCAACACTAGTCAACCTAAATAGATATTTGCTGAAAAAATAAGAATCAATCATTTGTCTTTACACAGGATACCAGAGGCAGCTAAACTATAAGCATTTTAGTGGTGGTTATAGCACATTTGGAAGTGGAGAGGAGAACACATGGTAAGAATTTTTATATGGCACACTGGAAGCATTAATGAtgttcaaaatgttttaaaaaacacaaagcttCTGAATTATGAATATCATGATAACTGTTAtacaagggtttttttttaacgagaCACAAATTTCCACCACCAGGTTAACAGCTTTTGTATTGAGGACCTTTGGCAAAGCACAAAGTTACATCTTTATTGATCCAGAAATCATTAAAAGTGCAAAACAGTGGCTCACAAATATGCAGAGAACAGATGGCTGTTTTACACAACAGGGAAATCTGTTCAATAAAAGAATGAAGGTATGAATGGTTAAGGCTCTCCATACTAGAAAACATATTTATGTATACATGTACAAAATTTTATAAGTGCATCATTTTCATGTATTACAGGGTGGTGTAAATGATGAAGTGACCATTACTGCATACATCACTACAGCATTCCTTGAATTGGGCCTTACAGTGCAAGTAAGAGCATGATGCAGTTTTACGATTGCTTTTAAATGACACATAACTCTATAGGCAAAAGAgtcataataaaatgaataaaactgaaaGTTTTCTGGAAATCTGCCAAAAGATTGCTGTTCTTATATACcattaaatatgttttgatTGCAGGATCCTGTTGTTAATAAAGGGCTGTTATGCCTAAAATCTTCTATTGGTAACCTGACAAACACCTACACCACTGCGCTCTTGGCTTACACTTTCAGTCTGGCTGGAGAGAATGAAACTCGAGAGCAGCTACTAAAAGAGTTAAATAGTATTGCTATTACAGGAGGTATGAGAGCGTTCAAGTATTTTGcactataaaaatgtattacaatTAATATGTTGCTATTGTTGGAGGTGAGGAATGAGTAGAATAATTTGTAAAATTTTAATAGTATCATCCTTTGTATCCAAAGATAGCCGTCAAGATAGTTTTAGTGTGTAACTAAAGCTATGTCGGTTGCTTAAAGTGAGGACATAATAGGATTATACAAATTTACATTATGGTAGTGACAATTGAAAGACTTAGACACATGGGATGTACAAAAAGAGTAATTTATTGATGTGACAGCTGAGACAATGTCTCTAGAATGTAGCATTATACAGATATTCATATCTTACAGCTTCTAGGTATAAATCTGGCTGTCTAGCAAGCAAGTGATCTGTTCTTCAAGCTTATATGATATTTTGACAGTGTGAATCGTGCTTGAGGTACAAAGGACAAGATGAATGCCACCTTTGAGCATGCAGAGCCAAAAAGTCAGTCTTGATtatcttcttttattttagatggTCGTCTTCACTGGTCTCAGTCAGCATTAGATGATTCCAGCTCATTGTCAGTGGAAATCAGTTCCTACGTGCTCCTAGCTGTTCTCAGTACAGGTCACCTCACTGCTGCAGATTTGGGCTATGCTAATAGGATAGTCAGCTGGCTCGTGAAGCAGCAAAATCCCTATGGAGGCTTTTCATCCACCCAGGTACTTGATTCATTTGcattcttttatattatttcactTCCAGCTTCACTGTCTCAAATTTTAACTTGCAACAACCAGCTCATAAAACTTGCATGCTCATGAAAACTAAAATGTAGGCCAAAAACCATTGGGTTCACACTAAATATTAAGAATTCACTGCTAAATTTTAAGCATAGCAGTGACTGTAGAGTTAAAACACTTTTAGAAATCTAGGTCTTCCACAAGGTGCTTATCTGTGGCCTAAAATTGTTATTTTCTTCTTGTAAATGTTAGAAACTTGGACTTGGTCATTTTACTgatcatgttttatattaagTCTGTTATCATTGCTGAAGTTTTGATTAAATACAAGTATCTTCTAGCTTTTTCTGTTCTATTCAGATCGGGTTTAACGTTTTGTTTGGTATCTCACTATACCAAGGTTTTTATAGTTATCCAATAATCTGAATTGTTGATCTTTTTTCTTATTGATTTAGGGGTAGGcccttcctttttttaatataattattttcctCCTCCAATCAGGACACAGTCGTGGCCCTCCAAGCTCTGGCTCTGTACTCCACTAAAGTGTTCAGCTCAGAAGGCTCTAGCACAGTAACTGTAAAGTCTGCAGATGGACACAGTCACAACTTTGATGTGAATCAGAACAACAAGTTACTGTACCAAGAAAGATCATTGCAGGATGTTCCTGGTAAATACAGCATTGATGTGAAGGGCTCCA
It encodes the following:
- the LOC113661230 gene encoding alpha-2-macroglobulin-like; amino-acid sequence: MVVSQVHIRRRLLLASFLFLSVYGQTSGPYFMVTFPAVIESGSQVIFCASLLKPNETLQMDVYLVHDNQSRTLLHETVEKDFHFCSHFEAPQVEGESVQDIKVEVKGESFKMTDKRKVMFKSYGTLTFIQTDKPIYNPGQTVNFRVVSMDSHLIPLKLKYSTVYLQDNNGNRIGQWTNVSSSGLILQLSHELNAEAPEGHYLLIADIGDRSIRHQFKVEKYVLPKFEVTLKAPEEHSIGDEEVKLEVCGKYTYGQPVPGEAVVQVCRRFRQHYYVPLMISPCLSETVKIGQTGCAFSLINVTTFLNTEFENRLEDQLQFTVTFKEEGTDTSIVKSEKIRLSFQIGKVEILDSPKNFEREKAIEGKIKVTTFSGTPIPNKRVYLSEGQQWAPTLLLNLTTDSNGLADFSVPSPEHPKTEILLRASVYPEEKYHQYKTPFFSTADTRIHLLQPATPYSPVFSELSIESSEEPFKCGAEIPITINYYIIGETSESYNIDLIYMVLSKGLIVHHGHETVEVEASTDTRKGKISFKLSVLAELAPVVQVVAYSVLPSENVIAASKNFDVEKCFGNKVSLQFSPSKAVPGEKNTLGVSAHPGSLCGLSAVDQSVFILESGNRLNADKIFNLLPVTLVSDYSYTVEDELECLHVRPQRDVRVDHVYNTLKGVGLKMATNLAVRQPRCLVYKGVQFHREHVYVAYRTNVHAFGQPMALADYHQGFEPIETVRKFFPETWIWQLLEVGDSGSAQLPLTVPDTITTWETEAFCLSSIGLGLAPPVQLTVFQPFFLELSLPYSIIRGEVFELKATVFNYLSKCIMVKVTPAPSSDYTLEKSSDGEYSSCLCANGRKTLKWTLIPSVLGVLNVTVSAEAEQSQTVCDNEIVSVPERGRIDTVTRSLIVKAEGTEKTKSQSWLLCPQGNSVSEELELTLPEDVIKGSARASVSVLGDILGRALKNLNGLLKMPYGCGEQNMALLAPNIYILQYLENTEQLTTDIREKATGFLKSGYQRQLNYKHFSGGYSTFGSGEENTWLTAFVLRTFGKAQSYIFIDPEIIKSAKQWLTNMQRTDGCFTQQGNLFNKRMKGGVNDEVTITAYITTAFLELGLTVQDPVVNKGLLCLKSSIGNLTNTYTTALLAYTFSLAGENETREQLLKELNSIAITGDGRLHWSQSALDDSSSLSVEISSYVLLAVLSTGHLTAADLGYANRIVSWLVKQQNPYGGFSSTQDTVVALQALALYSTKVFSSEGSSTVTVKSADGHSHNFDVNQNNKLLYQERSLQDVPGKYSIDVKGSTCVSVQTALFYNIPTPTEISTLSIMAKTEGNCTKSFGHTLTITFSVVYDGELNSTNMIIVDIKLLSGFTADPGELKNQILVERVDSKDDHIIMYINELQRNIPANYYLHIKQAMPVKNLKPAVIKVYDYYQTNDQSETEYTSTCA